The Agromyces marinus genome window below encodes:
- a CDS encoding acyl-CoA thioesterase, with translation MRLHVPTPLRWSDLDAYGHVNNARMLSLLEEARIQAFWVNEDGTAEHAVGASTAVLDATPGSATLTLIARQEVEYLAPIPYQRLPLDIELWIGRMGGASLDVCYEVHSPAGVEPRTLYTRATTTIVLVDAATGRPRRMTETERGAWEPFLGEPAEFRRS, from the coding sequence ATGCGCCTGCACGTGCCCACGCCGCTGCGGTGGAGCGACCTCGACGCGTACGGGCACGTGAACAACGCCCGGATGCTGAGCCTGCTCGAGGAGGCTCGCATCCAGGCGTTCTGGGTGAATGAGGACGGCACTGCCGAGCACGCCGTCGGCGCGTCCACGGCCGTGCTCGACGCGACGCCGGGATCGGCGACGCTCACCCTCATCGCCAGGCAGGAGGTCGAGTACCTCGCCCCGATCCCGTATCAGCGGCTCCCGCTCGACATCGAGCTGTGGATCGGCCGGATGGGCGGTGCGAGCCTCGACGTCTGCTACGAGGTGCACTCACCGGCGGGGGTCGAGCCGCGCACCCTCTACACGCGGGCGACCACCACGATCGTGCTCGTCGACGCCGCCACCGGCCGACCGCGCCGCATGACCGAGACCGAGCGCGGCGCCTGGGAGCCGTTCCTCGGCGAGCCCGCGGAGTTCCGCCGGAGCTGA